Proteins encoded within one genomic window of Streptomyces taklimakanensis:
- a CDS encoding MFS transporter — translation MTSDNPMDTAAKTGAVTTSVPARLDRLPWSRWHWMIVIGLGTVWILDGLEVTVVGNIAGRLAEEGSGLPITSAQVTGIAAALYVAGACSGALFFGWLTDRYGRKKLFIITLAVYLGATALTALSFSSWWFFACRFLTGFGIGGEYAAINSAIDELIPSKYRGRIDLIINGSFWLGAVGGSLLSIVMLDTDIFAIDVGWRLTFALGVVFGLAILLVRRHVPESPRWQFIHGQGEKAEALVDRVEEEIREEKGVGELPPPAGEITIHTRRSIGFGLIARTVFSHYRKRAVLGLSLFIGQAFLYNAITFGFGAILTTFFAVPTGSTGYYFAVIAVGNFFGPLLLGRFFDTVGRRPMISGTYILSGLLLFGTAWLFGNGHLTATTLTACWCVVLFFASAGASSAYLTVSEVFPMETRAMAIAFFYAIGTAAGGISGPLIFAKLTESGVVADTVLAFRIGASLMTLAGLVAFFLAVRAERRSLEDIAVPLSAQLSQAPGER, via the coding sequence ATGACGAGCGACAACCCCATGGACACGGCCGCCAAAACGGGCGCGGTCACGACGTCCGTACCGGCCCGACTCGACCGGCTGCCGTGGTCGCGCTGGCACTGGATGATCGTGATCGGTCTGGGCACGGTGTGGATTCTCGACGGCCTGGAGGTCACGGTCGTCGGCAACATCGCCGGACGGCTGGCGGAGGAAGGCAGTGGTCTGCCCATCACCTCCGCGCAGGTCACGGGCATCGCCGCCGCGCTCTACGTGGCGGGCGCCTGCTCGGGCGCCCTGTTCTTCGGATGGTTGACCGACCGCTACGGCCGCAAGAAGCTCTTCATCATCACGTTGGCCGTCTACCTGGGCGCCACCGCCCTGACCGCGCTGTCCTTCTCCAGTTGGTGGTTCTTCGCCTGCCGTTTCCTGACCGGCTTCGGCATCGGCGGTGAGTACGCCGCCATCAACTCCGCGATCGACGAGCTGATCCCGTCCAAGTACCGCGGCCGCATCGACCTGATCATCAACGGCAGCTTCTGGCTGGGCGCGGTGGGCGGTTCGCTGCTGTCCATCGTCATGCTGGACACCGACATCTTCGCCATCGACGTCGGCTGGCGGCTGACCTTCGCCCTCGGTGTCGTCTTCGGCCTGGCCATCCTGCTGGTGCGCCGCCACGTGCCCGAGAGCCCGCGCTGGCAGTTCATCCACGGACAGGGCGAGAAGGCCGAGGCGCTGGTGGACCGGGTCGAGGAGGAGATCCGCGAGGAGAAGGGCGTCGGGGAGCTCCCCCCACCCGCCGGCGAGATCACCATCCACACCCGCAGGAGCATCGGCTTCGGGCTGATCGCCCGCACGGTCTTCTCCCACTACCGCAAGCGCGCCGTCCTGGGGCTGTCGCTCTTCATCGGCCAGGCGTTCCTCTACAACGCCATCACCTTCGGCTTCGGCGCCATCCTGACCACGTTCTTCGCCGTGCCGACCGGCTCGACCGGCTACTACTTCGCCGTCATCGCCGTCGGCAACTTCTTCGGCCCGCTGCTGTTGGGGCGGTTCTTCGACACCGTGGGCCGCCGTCCCATGATCTCCGGCACCTACATCCTCTCCGGGCTGCTGTTGTTCGGCACCGCGTGGCTGTTCGGCAACGGCCATCTGACGGCCACCACGCTCACGGCGTGCTGGTGCGTGGTGCTGTTCTTCGCCTCGGCCGGGGCCAGCTCGGCGTATCTGACGGTCAGCGAGGTCTTCCCGATGGAGACCCGGGCGATGGCGATCGCCTTCTTCTACGCCATCGGCACGGCCGCGGGCGGCATCAGCGGTCCGCTGATCTTCGCCAAGCTCACCGAGTCCGGTGTGGTCGCCGACACCGTGCTGGCCTTCCGGATCGGCGCGTCCCTGATGACCCTGGCCGGTCTGGTGGCGTTCTTCCTCGCCGTGCGGGCCGAGCGGCGGTCGCTGGAGGACATCGCGGTGCCGCTGTCGGCGCAGTTGTCGCAGGCTCCGGGCGAGCGCTGA
- a CDS encoding TIGR03557 family F420-dependent LLM class oxidoreductase gives MQIGYKLAAEAFGPAELVRQAVLAERAGFDFVEISDHYHPWLDNQGHSPFAWTVLGTIAAKTERIGLATGVTCPTVRYHPAIIAQAAATLALVSEGRFVLGVGSGERLNEHVVGRGFPDVSLRHEMFREALEIIRLLWRGGYRSYEGKHLRLEDARVFDLPDEPPPIAVAASGPPSARIAAELGDGLFATEPKPEIVRHYREAGGSGPGYAEVPTAWAPDERTAARAALETTRWAVTGWKVMSELPNPVNFAAATTTVREEDMLENFACGSDPERYVEMARQYADAGFDRLVLMNAGPDPDGFLDFYSGELDGRLRALEPAGGGGS, from the coding sequence ATGCAGATCGGCTACAAACTGGCGGCGGAGGCGTTCGGCCCCGCCGAACTCGTCCGGCAGGCGGTGCTCGCGGAGCGGGCCGGTTTCGACTTCGTGGAGATCAGCGACCACTACCACCCGTGGCTGGACAACCAGGGCCACTCGCCGTTCGCCTGGACGGTCCTGGGCACCATCGCCGCGAAGACCGAACGCATCGGTCTGGCGACCGGTGTGACCTGCCCCACCGTGCGCTACCACCCGGCGATCATCGCCCAGGCCGCGGCGACGCTCGCCCTGGTCTCCGAAGGGCGGTTCGTGTTGGGCGTCGGCTCCGGTGAGCGCCTCAACGAGCACGTCGTCGGCCGTGGTTTCCCCGACGTGAGCCTGCGCCACGAGATGTTCCGCGAGGCGCTGGAGATCATCCGGCTGCTGTGGCGCGGCGGCTACCGTTCCTACGAGGGCAAGCACCTGCGGTTGGAGGACGCCAGGGTCTTCGACCTCCCCGACGAGCCGCCGCCGATCGCGGTGGCCGCCAGCGGCCCGCCCTCGGCGCGGATCGCCGCCGAACTGGGCGACGGACTGTTCGCCACCGAGCCGAAGCCGGAGATCGTGCGGCACTACCGGGAGGCCGGCGGCAGCGGTCCCGGCTACGCCGAGGTGCCCACGGCCTGGGCACCCGACGAGCGCACCGCGGCACGGGCCGCCCTGGAGACCACGCGGTGGGCGGTGACCGGCTGGAAGGTCATGAGCGAACTGCCCAACCCCGTCAACTTCGCGGCGGCCACCACCACCGTCCGGGAGGAGGACATGCTGGAGAACTTCGCCTGCGGCTCCGATCCGGAGCGGTACGTGGAGATGGCTCGGCAGTACGCCGACGCGGGTTTCGACCGGCTGGTGCTGATGAACGCCGGGCCGGACCCCGACGGGTTCCTGGACTTCTACTCCGGAGAACTGGACGGTCGGCTCCGGGCCCTGGAACCGGCGGGCGGAGGCGGCTCCTGA
- a CDS encoding tellurite resistance TerB family protein has translation MALWDRLKESAQTMQAQLEERRNELRSGAFRDASMAMCALVAAADGQVDPAERRRVAYLIEHNEVLANFPADELLERFEGWLDRLVADFDLARAEALREISKARRKPVEARAVIRIGIVIGGADGHFDLMERSVVGEACQALDLPPHEFDL, from the coding sequence ATGGCCCTGTGGGACCGCCTCAAGGAATCCGCACAGACGATGCAGGCGCAGTTGGAGGAGCGGAGGAACGAACTCAGAAGCGGTGCCTTCCGCGACGCGAGCATGGCGATGTGCGCTCTCGTCGCGGCGGCGGACGGACAGGTCGATCCGGCCGAACGGCGCCGCGTCGCCTATCTCATCGAACACAACGAGGTGCTGGCCAACTTTCCCGCCGACGAGCTGCTGGAGCGCTTCGAAGGCTGGCTGGACCGGCTCGTGGCCGACTTCGACCTCGCCAGGGCCGAGGCCCTGCGGGAGATATCCAAGGCACGGAGGAAACCCGTCGAGGCCCGCGCCGTCATCCGGATCGGCATCGTCATCGGTGGCGCGGACGGCCACTTCGACCTCATGGAGCGGTCCGTCGTCGGCGAGGCCTGCCAGGCGCTCGACCTGCCGCCCCACGAGTTCGACCTGTGA
- a CDS encoding TetR/AcrR family transcriptional regulator: MESGRGVGNGGGGGSAAAGAAPLRRDARRNREALIAAARAVYAEQGVDAPLDDIARRAGVGNATLYRHFPTRGALVEAVFHDTLTGTLRASEEARRSEDPWEGLTSYLESVFEGLAADRGANDLMTTGVEGTPSLEALRAHNHETVGILLRRAQEHGTVRPDVTAEDLLFALAALGRVVPASAAVVPGSWRRYLALLLDGLRAEAARPLPVPPVDFGQLEEILRELGPAMPGRRGAAGR, from the coding sequence ATGGAGAGCGGCAGGGGCGTCGGGAACGGTGGGGGCGGCGGGAGCGCGGCGGCCGGGGCCGCGCCGCTGCGGCGGGACGCGCGGCGCAACCGGGAGGCGTTGATCGCGGCCGCCCGCGCGGTCTACGCCGAGCAGGGCGTCGACGCGCCCCTGGACGACATCGCCCGCCGAGCCGGCGTCGGCAACGCCACCCTCTACCGGCACTTCCCGACGCGCGGCGCCCTCGTCGAGGCGGTCTTCCACGACACGCTGACCGGGACGCTGCGGGCGAGCGAGGAGGCGCGGCGCAGCGAGGACCCGTGGGAGGGCCTGACGTCCTACCTGGAGTCGGTCTTCGAGGGGCTGGCCGCCGACCGGGGCGCCAACGACCTGATGACCACGGGAGTGGAGGGAACGCCGTCCCTGGAGGCGCTGCGGGCCCACAACCACGAGACCGTCGGCATCCTCCTCCGTCGCGCCCAGGAACACGGGACGGTGCGACCGGACGTCACCGCCGAGGACCTGCTGTTCGCCCTGGCCGCACTGGGCAGGGTGGTACCGGCGTCCGCCGCCGTCGTGCCCGGCTCCTGGCGCCGGTACCTGGCCCTGCTGTTGGACGGTCTGCGGGCCGAGGCCGCCCGCCCGCTGCCCGTGCCGCCGGTGGACTTCGGTCAACTGGAGGAAATCCTCCGGGAGTTGGGGCCGGCGATGCCGGGGCGGCGGGGAGCGGCGGGTCGGTAG
- a CDS encoding cytochrome P450 codes for MTTPAFDRSAPPGADYATDPHAVHAALRERGPVHHLPTTDARSAWVVVGHDAVRAALTDPRLSNDIRHSSHREDDGGHAVGRNMLQTDPPHHTRLRRLVAREFTGRRVAALRPRVRRIADELLDAIPPSGRTDLVASYATPLPVTVICELLGVPEADRDSFHRWSDAVVRPDDPRAADAASRTMADHLAALVEHKRRAPGDDLVDALILAADREEDGLTPEELLGMVFLLLVAGHETTVNLIAGAICALLLHPSQMAALRADPSLLAGAVEEALRHDGPVVTSAHRFTAEPVEIGGTTVPAGETVLAVLASASRDPLRFPDPDRFDIRRDARGHSAFGHGVHHCPGAPLARMETAVALEVLLRRCPDLELDVEPGELVWHTGMLRGLRRLPVRYTARPTPGP; via the coding sequence GTGACCACACCCGCCTTCGACCGATCGGCCCCGCCCGGCGCGGACTACGCCACCGACCCCCACGCCGTCCACGCGGCGCTGCGCGAACGGGGGCCGGTCCACCACCTGCCCACCACCGACGCGCGGAGCGCCTGGGTCGTCGTCGGCCACGACGCCGTCAGGGCGGCCCTGACCGACCCCCGGCTGAGCAACGACATACGCCACTCCTCCCACCGGGAGGACGACGGCGGCCACGCCGTCGGACGGAACATGCTCCAGACCGACCCGCCCCACCACACCCGGCTGCGTCGCCTGGTCGCGCGCGAGTTCACCGGCCGGCGGGTGGCGGCCCTGCGGCCCCGCGTCCGGCGGATCGCCGACGAACTGCTGGACGCCATCCCGCCGTCGGGCCGCACCGACCTGGTCGCCTCCTACGCCACGCCGCTGCCCGTCACCGTCATCTGCGAACTCCTGGGCGTTCCCGAAGCCGACCGGGACTCCTTCCACCGCTGGTCGGACGCCGTGGTCCGCCCCGACGACCCGCGAGCCGCCGACGCCGCCTCGCGCACCATGGCCGACCACCTCGCCGCGCTCGTCGAGCACAAGCGCCGCGCACCGGGCGACGACCTCGTCGACGCCCTGATCCTCGCCGCGGACCGGGAGGAGGACGGACTCACCCCCGAGGAACTGCTCGGCATGGTCTTCCTGCTGCTGGTGGCCGGACACGAGACGACCGTCAACCTCATCGCCGGTGCGATCTGCGCCCTGCTGCTCCACCCCTCACAGATGGCCGCCCTCCGCGCCGACCCCTCCCTCCTCGCCGGGGCCGTCGAGGAGGCGCTCCGCCACGACGGCCCCGTCGTCACCTCGGCCCACCGCTTCACGGCCGAGCCGGTGGAGATCGGGGGCACCACCGTCCCCGCCGGGGAGACCGTGCTCGCCGTCCTGGCCTCCGCCTCCCGCGACCCCCTCCGCTTCCCCGACCCCGACCGCTTCGACATCCGCCGTGACGCCCGCGGACACTCGGCCTTCGGCCACGGCGTCCACCACTGTCCGGGCGCGCCGCTCGCCCGCATGGAGACCGCCGTCGCCCTGGAGGTCCTGCTGCGGCGCTGCCCCGACCTCGAGCTCGACGTCGAACCGGGTGAGCTCGTGTGGCACACCGGGATGCTGCGCGGGCTCCGCCGTCTTCCCGTGCGGTACACCGCACGCCCGACTCCCGGTCCCTGA
- a CDS encoding tyrosine-type recombinase/integrase, producing the protein MAAETGTTGPDNGRRYPRPTVSPEEAEWVWRTLASRAMEEGAKPETVRLAVVVGLARATGARYGDLLRCTVRSMDLGARWVDVEHGKHRTPRRHGLDAGTVLVLRRWLDVRADLCAELEGSPPEALLLTVHHTHDNGVTVAAGLPITRQGLVLSWRRFVYRTNAAYAGRRPPLPTRFEQLRRAWTTAGS; encoded by the coding sequence ATGGCGGCGGAGACCGGAACGACCGGCCCCGACAACGGGAGGCGGTACCCCAGACCGACCGTGTCGCCGGAGGAGGCCGAGTGGGTGTGGCGGACGCTGGCCTCCCGGGCGATGGAGGAGGGCGCCAAGCCGGAGACGGTGCGGCTGGCGGTGGTGGTGGGGCTGGCCCGCGCCACCGGCGCGCGCTACGGGGACCTGCTGCGCTGCACGGTGCGGTCGATGGACCTGGGGGCCCGCTGGGTGGACGTCGAGCACGGCAAGCACCGCACGCCCCGCCGCCACGGACTCGACGCGGGCACGGTGTTGGTGCTGCGCCGCTGGCTGGACGTCCGCGCCGACCTCTGCGCGGAGTTGGAGGGGTCGCCGCCCGAGGCGTTGCTGCTGACGGTGCACCACACGCACGACAACGGGGTCACCGTCGCGGCCGGACTGCCCATCACCCGGCAGGGACTGGTGCTCTCCTGGCGTCGGTTCGTGTACCGCACCAACGCCGCGTACGCCGGCAGGCGGCCTCCCCTGCCCACGCGCTTCGAGCAACTGCGCAGGGCCTGGACCACCGCCGGGTCCTGA
- a CDS encoding helix-turn-helix domain-containing protein: MPERENHESADPGDIGRRVALRREQLGLTREEAAARAGMAPGYLEYLENHPASPSGPGLLGLAAALETSVDWLRGGVLPSGWGQEALRPRFTDLDEDECRALLATHGVGRVAVTTSAGPSIVPVSYLVTGDDIAYRTAPGATSAEAVGHEVAFEVDNVDESFRWGWSVQVVGPARPGGEAESARLTAEAPGRPWVDGERDMWVLVRADRVTGHRVHTD, encoded by the coding sequence GTGCCCGAGAGAGAGAACCACGAGTCGGCGGACCCCGGCGACATCGGTCGGCGCGTGGCCCTGCGGCGCGAACAGTTGGGCCTCACCCGCGAGGAGGCCGCCGCGCGCGCCGGCATGGCCCCCGGCTACCTGGAGTACCTGGAGAATCACCCCGCCTCCCCCAGCGGCCCCGGGCTCCTCGGTCTCGCCGCGGCCCTGGAGACCTCCGTCGACTGGTTGCGCGGCGGCGTCCTCCCGTCGGGGTGGGGGCAGGAGGCGCTCCGGCCGCGCTTCACCGACCTCGACGAGGACGAGTGCCGGGCGCTGCTCGCCACCCACGGCGTGGGGCGCGTCGCGGTCACCACCTCCGCGGGACCCTCCATCGTCCCGGTGAGCTACCTGGTCACGGGCGACGACATCGCCTACCGCACCGCGCCCGGCGCGACCTCGGCGGAAGCCGTGGGGCACGAGGTGGCCTTCGAGGTGGACAACGTGGACGAGAGCTTCCGGTGGGGGTGGAGCGTGCAGGTCGTCGGCCCGGCCCGGCCCGGCGGGGAAGCGGAGAGCGCCCGCCTGACCGCCGAGGCGCCCGGCAGGCCCTGGGTGGACGGCGAACGCGACATGTGGGTGCTCGTCCGCGCCGACCGCGTCACGGGCCACCGCGTCCACACCGACTGA
- a CDS encoding NAD(P)-dependent alcohol dehydrogenase, with product MTAVRMTAWQRPPEVTRLPVPEPGPGEVLIEVAGAGVCHSDLHVMEWPAGAVPYDLPFTLGHETSGRVRAFGPGARSPGLDEGDAVLVYGPWGCGICPACARGAENYCRRAGEIRAAGGGLGADGGMAHHMIVPSPRLLVPIGDLDQLVAAPLTDAALTPYHAVKRSLHRLVPGTAAVVIGIGGLGHMAVQLLKALSPAEVVAVDVAEDKLDLAAEAGADHRVPAGEGAAERIRSITDGLGATLVLDCVGADATMATAAAAAAVESDVTVVGLAGGTLPVRFGAVPFEASVAIPYWGTRGELAEVVALARAGRIRPHVETHPLEQALEVYQRLRDGRVEGRAVLVPGG from the coding sequence ATGACCGCGGTACGGATGACCGCCTGGCAGCGGCCTCCCGAGGTGACGCGGCTGCCGGTGCCGGAACCGGGCCCGGGTGAGGTGCTGATCGAGGTCGCCGGAGCGGGCGTGTGCCACTCCGACCTCCACGTCATGGAGTGGCCCGCCGGAGCGGTGCCCTACGACCTCCCCTTCACCCTGGGCCACGAGACCTCCGGACGGGTGCGCGCCTTCGGACCCGGCGCCCGGAGCCCGGGACTGGACGAGGGCGACGCGGTGCTGGTCTACGGACCCTGGGGCTGCGGGATCTGCCCCGCCTGCGCCCGCGGCGCGGAGAACTACTGCCGGCGCGCCGGCGAGATCCGGGCGGCCGGGGGCGGACTGGGCGCGGACGGGGGCATGGCCCACCACATGATCGTCCCCTCGCCCCGGCTGCTGGTCCCGATCGGCGACCTCGACCAGCTCGTCGCCGCCCCGCTCACGGACGCCGCGCTGACCCCCTACCACGCCGTCAAGCGCTCCCTGCACCGACTCGTCCCCGGTACCGCGGCGGTCGTCATCGGGATCGGCGGCCTGGGCCACATGGCCGTCCAACTGCTCAAGGCGCTCTCCCCCGCCGAGGTCGTCGCCGTCGACGTGGCCGAGGACAAACTGGACCTGGCCGCCGAAGCCGGCGCGGACCACCGGGTGCCCGCGGGCGAGGGCGCAGCCGAACGGATCCGTTCGATCACCGACGGACTGGGCGCCACCTTGGTGCTGGACTGCGTCGGCGCGGACGCCACCATGGCCACCGCCGCCGCGGCCGCCGCCGTGGAGTCCGACGTCACCGTGGTCGGCCTGGCGGGCGGCACCCTCCCCGTGCGGTTCGGCGCCGTTCCCTTCGAGGCCTCGGTGGCGATCCCGTACTGGGGCACCCGGGGCGAACTCGCCGAGGTCGTCGCCCTCGCCCGGGCCGGACGGATCCGCCCGCACGTGGAGACCCACCCCCTGGAGCAGGCCCTGGAGGTGTACCAGCGCCTGCGCGACGGCCGGGTCGAGGGGCGGGCGGTGCTGGTCCCCGGCGGCTGA
- a CDS encoding metal-sensing transcriptional repressor has translation MELALAADELRTVVNRLRRAQGQIAGVIRMIEEGRDCEEVVTQLAAASRALDRAGFAVIATGLQRCLTEEEGDGDSSDGGTVDRERMRARLEKLFLSLA, from the coding sequence GTGGAACTGGCGCTGGCGGCCGACGAACTCAGGACCGTGGTCAACCGGCTGCGCCGGGCGCAGGGCCAGATCGCCGGAGTGATCAGGATGATCGAGGAGGGCCGGGACTGCGAGGAGGTGGTCACGCAACTGGCCGCGGCCTCCCGGGCGCTGGACCGGGCCGGTTTCGCGGTCATCGCCACCGGCCTCCAACGCTGTCTGACCGAGGAGGAGGGGGACGGCGACTCCTCGGACGGCGGGACGGTCGACCGCGAGCGGATGCGCGCCCGGTTGGAGAAGCTCTTCCTCTCCCTGGCCTGA
- a CDS encoding rhodanese-like domain-containing protein — protein sequence MFFVDTVETPGLGNRGYLAGGRSTAVAVDPPRDIDRLLAPAARRGVRIALVVETHVHNDYVTGGPELARLTGAEYLVPADARVRVPRVPVADGDRTEIDDGLVLRAVATPGHTPHHTSYVLEEGGRAAAVLTGGSLLIGAVGRPDLVEPRLTRELARAQHASAHRLARELADEVPVLPTHGFGSFCSSVPSEGDATTIGRERGANDALVKDVDTFVADLLAGLEDVPAHYAHMGPVNAAGPAPIDLTPPRRADAAEVAARLAAGEWVVDLRDRTAFAEGHVAGTFNFEADGKLATYLAWLIPWGKPVTLLAAEPRQLADAQRELARVGIDRPAAAATGGPADWVGDGEAPRSFPRGTFADLVGARERGEEVVVLDVRRDSERAGGHVADSAHIPIHRLHGRLDEVPDGEVWVHCASGTRAAIAASMLDAAGREVVAVDDFFRNAERAGPTVVRRS from the coding sequence GTGTTCTTCGTCGACACCGTGGAGACCCCGGGGTTGGGCAACCGCGGCTACCTGGCCGGAGGGCGCTCCACCGCGGTGGCCGTGGACCCGCCGCGGGACATCGACCGGCTGCTCGCCCCGGCCGCCCGGCGCGGGGTGCGGATCGCCCTGGTGGTCGAGACCCACGTGCACAACGACTACGTGACCGGTGGCCCCGAACTGGCCCGTCTGACCGGCGCGGAGTACCTGGTGCCCGCCGACGCCCGGGTCCGCGTCCCCCGTGTCCCGGTGGCCGACGGCGACCGGACGGAGATCGACGACGGGCTGGTGCTGCGCGCGGTGGCCACCCCCGGCCACACCCCCCACCACACCTCCTACGTGCTGGAGGAGGGCGGCCGCGCCGCGGCGGTCCTCACCGGCGGCTCGCTGCTGATCGGTGCCGTCGGACGACCGGACCTGGTCGAGCCGCGGTTGACGCGCGAACTGGCCCGTGCCCAGCACGCGTCCGCCCACCGGCTGGCGCGGGAGCTGGCCGACGAGGTGCCCGTGCTGCCCACCCACGGATTCGGCAGTTTCTGCTCCTCCGTCCCCTCCGAGGGCGACGCCACCACCATCGGCAGGGAGCGCGGCGCCAACGACGCGCTGGTCAAGGACGTGGACACCTTCGTCGCCGACCTGCTCGCCGGGCTGGAGGACGTCCCCGCCCACTACGCCCACATGGGACCGGTCAACGCCGCCGGCCCCGCGCCGATCGACCTCACCCCGCCCCGGCGCGCGGACGCGGCGGAGGTGGCCGCCCGGCTCGCGGCGGGGGAGTGGGTGGTGGACCTGCGCGACCGGACGGCGTTCGCCGAGGGGCACGTGGCCGGGACGTTCAACTTCGAGGCCGACGGCAAACTCGCCACCTACCTGGCCTGGCTGATCCCGTGGGGCAAACCGGTCACGCTGCTGGCCGCCGAGCCCCGGCAGTTGGCCGACGCCCAACGGGAGTTGGCCCGGGTCGGCATCGACCGTCCCGCCGCGGCCGCCACCGGTGGCCCCGCCGACTGGGTCGGCGACGGCGAGGCGCCGCGCTCCTTCCCCCGGGGGACCTTCGCCGATCTGGTCGGGGCGCGCGAGCGCGGCGAGGAGGTGGTGGTGCTCGACGTGCGCCGCGACTCCGAGCGCGCCGGGGGACACGTCGCGGACTCGGCGCACATCCCGATCCACCGCCTCCACGGCCGCCTCGACGAGGTGCCCGACGGGGAGGTGTGGGTGCACTGCGCCAGTGGAACGCGCGCGGCCATCGCCGCCTCGATGCTGGACGCGGCCGGCCGGGAGGTGGTCGCCGTCGACGACTTCTTCCGGAACGCGGAGCGGGCCGGGCCGACCGTGGTGCGACGGTCCTGA